One segment of Setaria viridis chromosome 4, Setaria_viridis_v4.0, whole genome shotgun sequence DNA contains the following:
- the LOC117851716 gene encoding mitogen-activated protein kinase 11 isoform X1: MQNNDWRKKNAQEMNFFSEYGDVNRYEILEVIGKGSYGLVCSANDKHTGEKVAIKKIHNIFEHISDAARILREIKLLRLLRHPDIVEIKHIMLPPSKKDFKDIYVVFELMESDLHQVIKANDDLTREHYQFFLYQMLRALKYIHTANVYHRDLKPKNVLANANCKLKICDFGLARVAFSDAPTTVFWTDYVATRWYRAPELCGSFYSKYTPAIDIWSIGCIFAEVLIGKPLFPGKNVVHQLDLITDLLGTPPLDAISKVRNDKARKYLTCMRKKQPASFSQKFPKADPLALQLLRRLLAFDPKDRPSAEEALADPYFNGLAKVEREPSCQPIPKVEFEFERHRVRKEDIKELIFQEVLEYHPQLLKEYTSGTERPNFLHLSATDQFREQVTQLEENGNKSEVAPVQRKHASLPRSTVVHSASIPSKDHRHEASSSTKRVVDGSWNEQNSWSTCKYRWQTFNNC, from the exons ATGCAGAACAATGACTGGCGGAAGAAG AATGCACAGGAAATGAATTTCTTTTCTGAATACGGTGATGTTAATAGATATGAAATTTTGGAGGTCATCGGGAAAGGAAGTTATGGACTTGTATGTTCAGCAAACGATAAACATACTGGAGAGAAGGTTGCAATAAAAAAGATACACAATATTTTTGAGCATATATCGGATGCAGCACGCATACTCCGTGAAATAAAACTTCTGAGGCTTCTGAGGCACCCTGACATAGTGGAGATAAAGCATATAATGCTACCCCCATCCAAAAAGGATTTTAAAGACATATATGTTGTCTTTGAACTTATGGAATCAGATCTTCATCAGGTCATAAAGGCTAATGATGATTTGACGAGGGAGCATTACCAGTTTTTCCTCTACCAGATGCTTCGGGCTTTGAAATATATTCACACAG CAAATGTCTATCACCGAGATCTAAAGCCCAAAAATGTACTTGCTAATGCAAATTGCAAACTCAAAATATGTGACTTCGGCTTGGCAAGAGTGGCATTTAGTGATGCACCCACTACAGTCTTCTGGACC GATTATGTGGCGACAAGATGGTATAGAGCTCCTGAACTGTGTGGGTCATTCTACTCCAAG TATACACCAGCTATTGATATCTGGAGTATAGGGTGCATATTTGCTGAGGTGTTGATAGGAAAACCTTTATTCCCTGGAAAGAATGTAGTTCACCAGTTGGATTTAATAACTGATCTTCTGGGAACACCGCCATTAGATGCTATTTCTAAG GTACGGAATGACAAGGCAAGAAAATACCTGACGTGCATGCGGAAGAAACAACCTGCATCTTTCTCGCAGAAGTTTCCGAAGGCTGATCCATTAGCTTTACAGTTGCTTAGGAGGCTTCTAGCTTTTGATCCAAAGGATCGCCCATCTGCAGAAGAG GCATTGGCAGATCCTTACTTCAATGGATTAGCAAAGGTAGAGAGAGAACCTTCTTGTCAACCAATTCCAAAAGTGGAGTTTGAATTTGAGCGCCATAGAGTAAGAAAGGAGGACATCAAGGAACTGATTTTTCAAGAAGTTTTGGAGTACCATCCTCAACTACTGAAGGAGTACACCAGTGGGACAGAAAGGCCAAATTTTCTTCACTTAAG TGCTACTGACCAATTTCGAGAACAAGTTACCCAACTTGAGGAAAATGGCAACAAAAGTGAAGTAGCACCAGTACAGAGGAAACATGCTTCTTTGCCAAG GTCAACAGTAGTGCATTCAGCTTCTATTCCTTCAAAGGATCATAGACATGAGGCATCATCTAGTACAAAGCGTGTGGTAGATGGATCTTGGAATGAACAAAATTCATGGAGTACATGCAAGTATAGATG GCAAACATTCAACAACTGTTAG
- the LOC117851716 gene encoding mitogen-activated protein kinase 11 isoform X4 yields the protein MQNNDWRKKNAQEMNFFSEYGDVNRYEILEVIGKGSYGLVCSANDKHTGEKVAIKKIHNIFEHISDAARILREIKLLRLLRHPDIVEIKHIMLPPSKKDFKDIYVVFELMESDLHQVIKANDDLTREHYQFFLYQMLRALKYIHTANVYHRDLKPKNVLANANCKLKICDFGLARVAFSDAPTTVFWTDYVATRWYRAPELCGSFYSKVRNDKARKYLTCMRKKQPASFSQKFPKADPLALQLLRRLLAFDPKDRPSAEEALADPYFNGLAKVEREPSCQPIPKVEFEFERHRVRKEDIKELIFQEVLEYHPQLLKEYTSGTERPNFLHLSATDQFREQVTQLEENGNKSEVAPVQRKHASLPRSTVVHSASIPSKDHRHEASSSTKRVVDGSWNEQNSWSTCKYRWQTFNNC from the exons ATGCAGAACAATGACTGGCGGAAGAAG AATGCACAGGAAATGAATTTCTTTTCTGAATACGGTGATGTTAATAGATATGAAATTTTGGAGGTCATCGGGAAAGGAAGTTATGGACTTGTATGTTCAGCAAACGATAAACATACTGGAGAGAAGGTTGCAATAAAAAAGATACACAATATTTTTGAGCATATATCGGATGCAGCACGCATACTCCGTGAAATAAAACTTCTGAGGCTTCTGAGGCACCCTGACATAGTGGAGATAAAGCATATAATGCTACCCCCATCCAAAAAGGATTTTAAAGACATATATGTTGTCTTTGAACTTATGGAATCAGATCTTCATCAGGTCATAAAGGCTAATGATGATTTGACGAGGGAGCATTACCAGTTTTTCCTCTACCAGATGCTTCGGGCTTTGAAATATATTCACACAG CAAATGTCTATCACCGAGATCTAAAGCCCAAAAATGTACTTGCTAATGCAAATTGCAAACTCAAAATATGTGACTTCGGCTTGGCAAGAGTGGCATTTAGTGATGCACCCACTACAGTCTTCTGGACC GATTATGTGGCGACAAGATGGTATAGAGCTCCTGAACTGTGTGGGTCATTCTACTCCAAG GTACGGAATGACAAGGCAAGAAAATACCTGACGTGCATGCGGAAGAAACAACCTGCATCTTTCTCGCAGAAGTTTCCGAAGGCTGATCCATTAGCTTTACAGTTGCTTAGGAGGCTTCTAGCTTTTGATCCAAAGGATCGCCCATCTGCAGAAGAG GCATTGGCAGATCCTTACTTCAATGGATTAGCAAAGGTAGAGAGAGAACCTTCTTGTCAACCAATTCCAAAAGTGGAGTTTGAATTTGAGCGCCATAGAGTAAGAAAGGAGGACATCAAGGAACTGATTTTTCAAGAAGTTTTGGAGTACCATCCTCAACTACTGAAGGAGTACACCAGTGGGACAGAAAGGCCAAATTTTCTTCACTTAAG TGCTACTGACCAATTTCGAGAACAAGTTACCCAACTTGAGGAAAATGGCAACAAAAGTGAAGTAGCACCAGTACAGAGGAAACATGCTTCTTTGCCAAG GTCAACAGTAGTGCATTCAGCTTCTATTCCTTCAAAGGATCATAGACATGAGGCATCATCTAGTACAAAGCGTGTGGTAGATGGATCTTGGAATGAACAAAATTCATGGAGTACATGCAAGTATAGATG GCAAACATTCAACAACTGTTAG
- the LOC117851716 gene encoding mitogen-activated protein kinase 11 isoform X3, with translation MQNNDWRKKNAQEMNFFSEYGDVNRYEILEVIGKGSYGLVCSANDKHTGEKVAIKKIHNIFEHISDAARILREIKLLRLLRHPDIVEIKHIMLPPSKKDFKDIYVVFELMESDLHQVIKANDDLTREHYQFFLYQMLRALKYIHTANVYHRDLKPKNVLANANCKLKICDFGLARVAFSDAPTTVFWTDYVATRWYRAPELCGSFYSKYTPAIDIWSIGCIFAEVLIGKPLFPGKNVVHQLDLITDLLGTPPLDAISKVRNDKARKYLTCMRKKQPASFSQKFPKADPLALQLLRRLLAFDPKDRPSAEEALADPYFNGLAKVEREPSCQPIPKVEFEFERHRVRKEDIKELIFQEVLEYHPQLLKEYTSGTERPNFLHLSATDQFREQVTQLEENGNKSEVAPVQRKHASLPRQTFNNC, from the exons ATGCAGAACAATGACTGGCGGAAGAAG AATGCACAGGAAATGAATTTCTTTTCTGAATACGGTGATGTTAATAGATATGAAATTTTGGAGGTCATCGGGAAAGGAAGTTATGGACTTGTATGTTCAGCAAACGATAAACATACTGGAGAGAAGGTTGCAATAAAAAAGATACACAATATTTTTGAGCATATATCGGATGCAGCACGCATACTCCGTGAAATAAAACTTCTGAGGCTTCTGAGGCACCCTGACATAGTGGAGATAAAGCATATAATGCTACCCCCATCCAAAAAGGATTTTAAAGACATATATGTTGTCTTTGAACTTATGGAATCAGATCTTCATCAGGTCATAAAGGCTAATGATGATTTGACGAGGGAGCATTACCAGTTTTTCCTCTACCAGATGCTTCGGGCTTTGAAATATATTCACACAG CAAATGTCTATCACCGAGATCTAAAGCCCAAAAATGTACTTGCTAATGCAAATTGCAAACTCAAAATATGTGACTTCGGCTTGGCAAGAGTGGCATTTAGTGATGCACCCACTACAGTCTTCTGGACC GATTATGTGGCGACAAGATGGTATAGAGCTCCTGAACTGTGTGGGTCATTCTACTCCAAG TATACACCAGCTATTGATATCTGGAGTATAGGGTGCATATTTGCTGAGGTGTTGATAGGAAAACCTTTATTCCCTGGAAAGAATGTAGTTCACCAGTTGGATTTAATAACTGATCTTCTGGGAACACCGCCATTAGATGCTATTTCTAAG GTACGGAATGACAAGGCAAGAAAATACCTGACGTGCATGCGGAAGAAACAACCTGCATCTTTCTCGCAGAAGTTTCCGAAGGCTGATCCATTAGCTTTACAGTTGCTTAGGAGGCTTCTAGCTTTTGATCCAAAGGATCGCCCATCTGCAGAAGAG GCATTGGCAGATCCTTACTTCAATGGATTAGCAAAGGTAGAGAGAGAACCTTCTTGTCAACCAATTCCAAAAGTGGAGTTTGAATTTGAGCGCCATAGAGTAAGAAAGGAGGACATCAAGGAACTGATTTTTCAAGAAGTTTTGGAGTACCATCCTCAACTACTGAAGGAGTACACCAGTGGGACAGAAAGGCCAAATTTTCTTCACTTAAG TGCTACTGACCAATTTCGAGAACAAGTTACCCAACTTGAGGAAAATGGCAACAAAAGTGAAGTAGCACCAGTACAGAGGAAACATGCTTCTTTGCCAAG GCAAACATTCAACAACTGTTAG
- the LOC117851716 gene encoding mitogen-activated protein kinase 11 isoform X2, with protein sequence MNFFSEYGDVNRYEILEVIGKGSYGLVCSANDKHTGEKVAIKKIHNIFEHISDAARILREIKLLRLLRHPDIVEIKHIMLPPSKKDFKDIYVVFELMESDLHQVIKANDDLTREHYQFFLYQMLRALKYIHTANVYHRDLKPKNVLANANCKLKICDFGLARVAFSDAPTTVFWTDYVATRWYRAPELCGSFYSKYTPAIDIWSIGCIFAEVLIGKPLFPGKNVVHQLDLITDLLGTPPLDAISKVRNDKARKYLTCMRKKQPASFSQKFPKADPLALQLLRRLLAFDPKDRPSAEEALADPYFNGLAKVEREPSCQPIPKVEFEFERHRVRKEDIKELIFQEVLEYHPQLLKEYTSGTERPNFLHLSATDQFREQVTQLEENGNKSEVAPVQRKHASLPRSTVVHSASIPSKDHRHEASSSTKRVVDGSWNEQNSWSTCKYRWQTFNNC encoded by the exons ATGAATTTCTTTTCTGAATACGGTGATGTTAATAGATATGAAATTTTGGAGGTCATCGGGAAAGGAAGTTATGGACTTGTATGTTCAGCAAACGATAAACATACTGGAGAGAAGGTTGCAATAAAAAAGATACACAATATTTTTGAGCATATATCGGATGCAGCACGCATACTCCGTGAAATAAAACTTCTGAGGCTTCTGAGGCACCCTGACATAGTGGAGATAAAGCATATAATGCTACCCCCATCCAAAAAGGATTTTAAAGACATATATGTTGTCTTTGAACTTATGGAATCAGATCTTCATCAGGTCATAAAGGCTAATGATGATTTGACGAGGGAGCATTACCAGTTTTTCCTCTACCAGATGCTTCGGGCTTTGAAATATATTCACACAG CAAATGTCTATCACCGAGATCTAAAGCCCAAAAATGTACTTGCTAATGCAAATTGCAAACTCAAAATATGTGACTTCGGCTTGGCAAGAGTGGCATTTAGTGATGCACCCACTACAGTCTTCTGGACC GATTATGTGGCGACAAGATGGTATAGAGCTCCTGAACTGTGTGGGTCATTCTACTCCAAG TATACACCAGCTATTGATATCTGGAGTATAGGGTGCATATTTGCTGAGGTGTTGATAGGAAAACCTTTATTCCCTGGAAAGAATGTAGTTCACCAGTTGGATTTAATAACTGATCTTCTGGGAACACCGCCATTAGATGCTATTTCTAAG GTACGGAATGACAAGGCAAGAAAATACCTGACGTGCATGCGGAAGAAACAACCTGCATCTTTCTCGCAGAAGTTTCCGAAGGCTGATCCATTAGCTTTACAGTTGCTTAGGAGGCTTCTAGCTTTTGATCCAAAGGATCGCCCATCTGCAGAAGAG GCATTGGCAGATCCTTACTTCAATGGATTAGCAAAGGTAGAGAGAGAACCTTCTTGTCAACCAATTCCAAAAGTGGAGTTTGAATTTGAGCGCCATAGAGTAAGAAAGGAGGACATCAAGGAACTGATTTTTCAAGAAGTTTTGGAGTACCATCCTCAACTACTGAAGGAGTACACCAGTGGGACAGAAAGGCCAAATTTTCTTCACTTAAG TGCTACTGACCAATTTCGAGAACAAGTTACCCAACTTGAGGAAAATGGCAACAAAAGTGAAGTAGCACCAGTACAGAGGAAACATGCTTCTTTGCCAAG GTCAACAGTAGTGCATTCAGCTTCTATTCCTTCAAAGGATCATAGACATGAGGCATCATCTAGTACAAAGCGTGTGGTAGATGGATCTTGGAATGAACAAAATTCATGGAGTACATGCAAGTATAGATG GCAAACATTCAACAACTGTTAG